The following DNA comes from Clostridiisalibacter paucivorans DSM 22131.
GAGTATAGGATCCTTTGACTTTAAGTGCTGACTTGGTAATATATCTGCACTGCTTCCAGTGATTACTAAATCTCCCTCATTAAGCCCACTTTTTACTTCAGCATATCTATCATTCATCAAACCTAATTTTATAGGAACTAATTTTACTTTATCATTTTGTCCCAACACTTCAACCATAGGCTTACCGTCTTCTTCAAATATAGCTTCAACTGGAGCTAAGAGTACATCTTCCGCACTTCCAGCATCTATATATCCTTTAGCTTGCATACCTGGTCTTAAACTAGGTCCTCCCTTTATTTCTATCTCTACCATAAATTTAGTTATGCCATTAACATCTTCTCCTCTAGTAGATACATGCACAACTGTACCTTCAAATGTCTCTCCAGGTACTGCATCAACAGTAATCTTAACTGGGGCATCTTGCTTTACATTTATAATATCTATATCGTCTACTTCAACCGACATCATCATCTCTTTAGTATTAAATATGTCACCTATCCATCTTCCAGGACTTGTAGTATCTCCTTTTTGTAAGTCAAAATATGATATAACTCCATCCATTGGAGCTGTTACTTCCATCTGATCCATTTTAGCTTTAAGCTTTTTCAAATCAGATTTTAACTCTCTAATCTCTTCTAAGTATTCTTCCATAGTTTCTTGAGTATCAGACCCTGCCATAGAAATTATAGGATCTCCTTCTTCTATCGTATCCATGTTGTGTACAAAAACTTCTGTAATTATGGCTTCCGCTCTACTTATAACCCTTTCTTCTTTTATAAACTCTTCAACAGTAGAAGTCTTAGAAAAAAAGTTAACAGCTTGGGTATCTCCATTTGCTGATTGACCTATCCTGACTTCCATTCCCGGCTGTACAAGTCCTGGATTTTCTCCTTCAATAGTTACCCAATATATAAAACCCTCAACAGAACCATCTTCTTGTTTATCAGGTACTGGATTTTCATTTACATTAGTAATAGTACCTTGGTTAAACCCATCAAATTCTACAAAATCAAGTATTACCTTTTGACCTTTTTCTACCCTCTCTATTTCCGCTGGAGTAAGCTTAGCCCTTATTTTAAATTTTGAGTCATCTACTATTCTGGCAACAGCTGAACCCTGTTCCAATTTATCTCCCTCTTCAACTTCAAGATTGTTGATAGTTCCACCAATAGGAGCATTAATTATTATACCATCAGAGGGATTTATACCATCTACCTTATCTTCTGATACACCCGTCATATTTGACAATAATTTTCTTTTTGACTCTAACTTTTCTTCTATTTCTTCTATCTGAATCTCTAAATCATCAGACTTCAGAATGGCTACTATCTGTCCCTCTTTTACTTCATCTCCTTCTTCAACAAGCACTTCATCAATACCATATGTTATAGAAGGCCCTCCATAATTTCTCTCTCCTGGAACTCTGATACCACCACCATAAGTAGGATTAAGACGACCTGTGGTTTCTACACCAACAGTAATATCACCCTTCACTACTTCTTTTGTAGCATATACTGGACCTTGAGTTTCTTCAGTATCTTCAGGCATTAACTGTTTATATGCATACATCCCTCCACCTAAGACAATAACTAAAATCAA
Coding sequences within:
- a CDS encoding efflux RND transporter periplasmic adaptor subunit, translating into MSQRIIMIVLILVIVLGGGMYAYKQLMPEDTEETQGPVYATKEVVKGDITVGVETTGRLNPTYGGGIRVPGERNYGGPSITYGIDEVLVEEGDEVKEGQIVAILKSDDLEIQIEEIEEKLESKRKLLSNMTGVSEDKVDGINPSDGIIINAPIGGTINNLEVEEGDKLEQGSAVARIVDDSKFKIRAKLTPAEIERVEKGQKVILDFVEFDGFNQGTITNVNENPVPDKQEDGSVEGFIYWVTIEGENPGLVQPGMEVRIGQSANGDTQAVNFFSKTSTVEEFIKEERVISRAEAIITEVFVHNMDTIEEGDPIISMAGSDTQETMEEYLEEIRELKSDLKKLKAKMDQMEVTAPMDGVISYFDLQKGDTTSPGRWIGDIFNTKEMMMSVEVDDIDIINVKQDAPVKITVDAVPGETFEGTVVHVSTRGEDVNGITKFMVEIEIKGGPSLRPGMQAKGYIDAGSAEDVLLAPVEAIFEEDGKPMVEVLGQNDKVKLVPIKLGLMNDRYAEVKSGLNEGDLVITGSSADILPSQHLKSKDPILPDKKDGDKDKDDDSENSDDSENNN